One segment of Tachyglossus aculeatus isolate mTacAcu1 chromosome 16, mTacAcu1.pri, whole genome shotgun sequence DNA contains the following:
- the BBIP1 gene encoding BBSome-interacting protein 1, whose product MPEVKSMFREVLPKQGQLSVEDVATMVLCKPKLLPLKSLTLEKLEKMQQAAQETIRQQEMAEKAQQQMNQ is encoded by the exons ATGCCAGAAGTCAAGTCGATGTTCCGTGAGGTCCTTCCTAAGCAAG GGCAGTTATCTGTGGAGGATGTGGCCACTATGGTGTTATGCAAACCCAAACTTTTACCTCTCAAATCTCTTACCCTGGAGAAGTTGGAAAAAATGCAGCAGGCGGCACAGGAAACAATTCGACAACAGGAAATGGCAGAAAAGGCACAGCAGCAAATGAATCAGTGA